One window from the genome of Natronomonas pharaonis DSM 2160 encodes:
- a CDS encoding Na+/H+ antiporter NhaC family protein has product MSEFGALSLIPPLFAIALALVTRKAVLSLFLGIWSGGIIYVGGPNPRADPTGWVHAVVADGFGLFTTFDWIVMAIIADDGFHAQILLFLLLIGSGVAMVWTLGGAYAVRDWALRRLDTPRKGMLATWVLGLLLFFDDYANTAIVGSTMKDVSDQLQVSREKLSYVVDSTAAPVSTVLLSSWVAFQIGLIDDAYGRLGLTGEDAPSAFEVFLSSIPFNMYAILAIAMVGIIVVTGRDYGEMLTAERRAWRTGKVYRDGARPMQDAEAGLGEPAADTHRLSSFFVPVVVLIVVTLGAALYTGYLAAGADLTGMVIEGDYTAALIYGSFAMVASGFLLGKFHGILDVGASTDTTINGFGIMLTAVTILVLAWGIGTAVGTLGTGEYVSGFAEAVLNPAVLPAVVFAIAAVIAFATGTSWGAMTILTPIVIPVAWELTGSHEMTAAVVGMVFSGTVLGDHTSPISDTSVLSSTFTGADLIDHVRTQLYYALTVGVVVVALILVWGLTGISPLLLLPVGVLALVGLVYALSEFDARRRGVSPVAVREASEVNQPVKPPIGGQTADDEKQTADD; this is encoded by the coding sequence ATGTCCGAGTTCGGCGCTCTCTCGCTTATCCCACCGCTTTTCGCAATCGCTCTGGCGCTTGTCACCCGAAAGGCCGTGCTGTCGCTGTTTTTGGGTATCTGGTCGGGCGGCATCATCTACGTCGGCGGGCCGAATCCTCGCGCCGACCCGACTGGATGGGTGCACGCGGTCGTCGCGGATGGGTTCGGTCTCTTTACCACGTTTGACTGGATTGTCATGGCGATTATCGCCGACGATGGGTTCCACGCACAGATTTTGCTCTTCTTGCTCCTGATTGGCTCCGGCGTGGCGATGGTCTGGACTCTCGGCGGTGCGTACGCCGTCCGGGACTGGGCGCTCCGGCGTCTCGATACGCCCCGGAAGGGTATGCTTGCCACGTGGGTGCTTGGACTGTTGCTGTTCTTCGACGACTACGCCAACACCGCCATCGTCGGGAGCACGATGAAAGATGTCTCTGACCAGTTGCAGGTCTCCCGCGAGAAGCTCTCGTACGTGGTTGACTCCACGGCAGCTCCGGTATCGACAGTCCTGTTGTCGTCGTGGGTGGCGTTCCAGATCGGGCTCATCGATGACGCCTACGGGAGACTGGGACTCACGGGCGAGGACGCCCCCTCGGCGTTCGAGGTGTTCCTCAGTTCGATTCCGTTCAACATGTACGCCATCCTCGCCATTGCAATGGTCGGCATCATCGTGGTGACGGGGCGTGACTACGGGGAGATGCTCACCGCCGAGCGTCGGGCGTGGCGGACCGGCAAAGTCTATCGCGACGGCGCTCGGCCCATGCAAGACGCCGAAGCGGGGCTGGGAGAGCCAGCGGCGGACACCCACCGCCTCAGTAGCTTCTTCGTACCCGTTGTTGTGCTTATCGTCGTGACACTCGGGGCGGCGCTGTACACCGGTTATCTCGCGGCCGGCGCTGACCTGACCGGGATGGTCATCGAAGGCGATTACACCGCAGCGCTCATCTACGGCTCGTTTGCGATGGTTGCTTCCGGCTTCCTGCTCGGCAAGTTCCACGGCATCCTCGATGTCGGCGCGTCGACAGACACTACCATCAACGGGTTCGGCATCATGCTTACCGCTGTCACCATCCTCGTGCTCGCGTGGGGCATCGGCACCGCCGTGGGCACCCTCGGGACTGGCGAGTACGTGAGCGGCTTCGCCGAGGCGGTGCTCAATCCGGCCGTGCTGCCGGCGGTCGTGTTCGCGATTGCGGCCGTCATCGCGTTCGCGACAGGGACCTCGTGGGGTGCAATGACGATTCTGACGCCCATTGTCATCCCCGTTGCGTGGGAGTTGACCGGCTCCCACGAGATGACCGCGGCGGTCGTCGGGATGGTCTTTTCCGGAACGGTGCTTGGCGACCACACGTCACCGATTTCGGATACCTCCGTGCTGTCCTCGACCTTTACCGGCGCTGACCTCATCGACCACGTCCGTACCCAGTTGTACTACGCTCTGACGGTTGGCGTCGTCGTCGTCGCGCTCATTCTCGTCTGGGGTCTCACCGGCATCTCGCCGCTGCTGCTGTTGCCCGTCGGCGTGTTGGCTCTCGTGGGACTGGTCTACGCGCTCTCCGAGTTTGACGCCCGCCGAAGAGGCGTTTCACCAGTCGCGGTGCGTGAAGCGAGCGAGGTGAACCAGCCCGTCAAGCCGCCTATCGGCGGCCAGACGGCGGACGATGAGAAGCAAACGGCCGACGACTAG
- a CDS encoding Rieske (2Fe-2S) protein: MVRYRLTDIETVREEGVWLFTGRVGGGEEREIIVVPCEDDSADSDVEAWENRCTHEDQRLYREDVGAVVRDGSVVCPKHGSAFDSCSGGCDNGPAAGSTLPSVDVAAEDGQVYLTDDNVSYIHAGPSDDDDDDEPGSTSHLRF, encoded by the coding sequence ATGGTACGGTACCGACTGACGGACATCGAGACGGTCCGCGAGGAGGGTGTGTGGCTCTTTACTGGCCGGGTCGGTGGAGGCGAGGAACGTGAAATCATCGTCGTTCCCTGCGAGGACGACAGCGCCGACTCGGATGTCGAGGCATGGGAAAACCGTTGTACGCACGAAGACCAGCGGCTATACCGCGAGGATGTCGGCGCGGTTGTGCGAGACGGGAGCGTCGTCTGTCCGAAGCACGGCTCCGCCTTCGACAGCTGCTCGGGCGGCTGTGACAACGGTCCGGCGGCCGGCTCAACGCTGCCGTCTGTCGATGTCGCCGCTGAGGACGGACAGGTGTATCTCACCGACGACAACGTCAGCTACATCCATGCCGGGCCGAGCGACGACGATGATGACGACGAGCCGGGGTCGACCTCACACCTCCGGTTTTGA
- a CDS encoding DUF4870 domain-containing protein: MSNTHDSPTDPQPNSAGGSQPTPPTDPAEQTPPGPDILAERTLSGIFVHLLGLLTFFIGPLVVYAAADHDFTRENARNAANWQLFYLAAIVGVFGMLGVTFAADALLPDPVVFVLLLAVFVGTFGIGIGILLNIGFVLVASGKAIFGHAWTYPIAPSFFDRREAVGGDNIPWWTLLSVYAVATPPLFATLAWEAFADGPDADPLFWGVFALLAVVFVLSFVTFALLYKDIEAVRGAEHGWMPDPRLYLGAPVASGIATYPVAAVAGSISPAGDAVYGYMAVLWVAAVVYLVRRVSHGR, encoded by the coding sequence ATGTCGAACACCCACGATTCCCCGACCGACCCGCAGCCGAACAGTGCAGGCGGTTCGCAGCCGACCCCTCCGACCGACCCGGCTGAGCAGACGCCTCCCGGACCGGATATCCTCGCCGAGCGAACGCTCTCGGGCATCTTCGTCCACTTGCTTGGCCTCCTGACGTTTTTTATCGGTCCGCTCGTCGTGTATGCAGCCGCCGACCACGATTTCACCCGCGAGAACGCCCGGAACGCGGCGAACTGGCAACTGTTCTACCTAGCTGCCATCGTTGGCGTCTTCGGTATGCTCGGGGTCACGTTCGCCGCCGACGCCCTCCTGCCGGACCCGGTCGTGTTCGTCCTGTTGCTCGCTGTCTTTGTCGGGACCTTCGGAATCGGTATCGGCATCCTTCTCAACATAGGGTTCGTCCTCGTGGCCAGCGGCAAGGCCATCTTCGGACACGCATGGACATACCCAATCGCGCCGTCGTTTTTCGACCGACGGGAGGCGGTCGGCGGTGACAACATCCCGTGGTGGACACTGCTTTCGGTGTATGCGGTCGCTACGCCGCCGCTTTTCGCCACGCTGGCGTGGGAAGCCTTTGCTGACGGCCCTGACGCCGACCCGCTGTTCTGGGGCGTTTTCGCGTTACTTGCCGTCGTCTTCGTGCTGTCGTTTGTCACGTTCGCATTGCTGTACAAGGATATCGAGGCGGTTCGCGGGGCGGAGCATGGCTGGATGCCGGACCCACGGCTGTATCTCGGCGCGCCGGTTGCCAGCGGCATTGCGACATACCCGGTTGCCGCCGTCGCCGGGTCGATTAGCCCCGCAGGCGACGCCGTTTACGGATATATGGCCGTTCTCTGGGTCGCAGCAGTCGTCTATCTCGTCCGACGGGTGAGCCATGGGCGTTGA
- a CDS encoding helix-turn-helix domain-containing protein, producing MALPAWIEDRTEFDLNKKLTQRHVVETMLEAERPFFSAEQIRARVQPEVSKETVRNRLDELHEIDVVAAETYPESITLYYINHPESEWPLSPEGAEALSHSTPLETLSLADFVRLRNPAGIRTLVLAGFQLSLVLFVVGVVAAVAMVDPAVQSDNGFWAAAGNLFVLCLFLLLAERIARKVRTDGARSLLPTPEQFVSK from the coding sequence ATGGCCCTCCCAGCGTGGATAGAAGACCGAACCGAGTTCGACCTCAACAAGAAGTTAACACAGCGGCACGTCGTCGAGACGATGCTCGAAGCCGAGCGGCCGTTCTTTTCGGCGGAGCAAATCCGTGCTCGCGTCCAGCCGGAGGTGAGCAAGGAGACGGTCCGCAACCGGCTCGACGAGCTCCACGAAATCGACGTGGTCGCCGCCGAAACCTATCCTGAGTCGATTACCCTATACTATATTAACCATCCCGAATCGGAATGGCCGCTCTCCCCCGAAGGCGCGGAGGCGCTGTCACACTCGACACCGCTTGAGACGCTTTCGCTGGCCGACTTCGTCCGGCTTCGCAACCCGGCTGGTATCCGGACGCTCGTCCTCGCCGGGTTCCAGTTGAGCCTCGTGCTGTTTGTCGTCGGCGTCGTCGCCGCCGTCGCAATGGTCGACCCCGCAGTCCAGAGCGACAACGGCTTTTGGGCTGCCGCAGGGAACCTCTTTGTTCTCTGTCTTTTCTTGCTGCTCGCCGAGCGCATCGCCCGAAAAGTCAGAACCGACGGCGCGAGGAGCTTGCTCCCGACGCCAGAGCAGTTCGTCTCGAAATGA
- a CDS encoding universal stress protein, which yields MFETVLMPTDGSKPAEGAVETGAELAAEHGATVHALYAVEPMPLGKFTAGPEPASAEHGEILDEQKSEAKQALERVTELCADHGVDVVDTIEYGKPSEEILDYVDTEGMDAVVMGTHGRSGAERLVMGSVAEKVVRKSPVPVLTIRPDD from the coding sequence ATGTTCGAAACGGTGCTAATGCCGACAGACGGGAGCAAGCCCGCGGAGGGGGCCGTCGAGACGGGTGCCGAGTTGGCGGCAGAACACGGCGCAACGGTACATGCTCTGTACGCCGTCGAGCCCATGCCGCTCGGGAAGTTTACCGCCGGCCCCGAGCCGGCATCTGCCGAGCACGGTGAGATACTCGACGAACAGAAAAGCGAAGCAAAGCAGGCGCTCGAACGCGTTACGGAGCTCTGTGCCGACCACGGTGTCGATGTCGTCGACACCATCGAGTACGGGAAGCCGAGCGAGGAGATACTCGACTACGTTGACACGGAGGGTATGGACGCGGTCGTGATGGGGACCCACGGGCGGTCGGGCGCCGAGCGGCTGGTGATGGGCAGCGTTGCTGAGAAGGTGGTCCGGAAGAGCCCGGTTCCCGTGCTGACGATACGGCCCGACGATTGA
- a CDS encoding ArsR/SmtB family transcription factor has translation MGVDELASPRLDRPDEPAVESVTLEDGAVIEALSSSTARQIVRSLQPAPAAASAIAEETETSIQTVSYHLDQLQKAGLVAPVGTTYSEKGTEMELYATTTESFRVVIG, from the coding sequence ATGGGCGTTGACGAACTCGCATCGCCTCGGCTTGACCGCCCGGATGAGCCAGCCGTCGAGTCGGTGACGCTGGAGGACGGCGCGGTCATCGAGGCGCTGTCATCATCGACAGCCCGACAGATTGTCCGGTCGCTGCAGCCCGCACCGGCTGCTGCCTCCGCGATTGCCGAGGAGACCGAGACCTCAATCCAGACTGTCTCGTATCATCTCGACCAACTGCAGAAAGCCGGCCTCGTCGCGCCTGTTGGAACGACCTACTCCGAGAAAGGCACTGAAATGGAACTGTATGCAACGACGACGGAGTCGTTCCGGGTCGTTATCGGCTGA
- the ggt gene encoding gamma-glutamyltransferase, with protein MTCPDGPTTGRPPTRAPRGMVTTPHAAASSAGLDVLRAGGSAVDAAIAANATLCVVYPHMAGVGGDGFWLVKQPDGDVRGLNASGPAAAGATREHYRERGLDDIPERGPLAALTVPGAVDGWRRAHEEYGRLPWAALFDDAIRHAREGTAVSRSLADWLVEDVPELTAHPSSGDVFLDNGQPRREGELFAQPALADSLERIAEAGARAFYEGDIAERIVADIGDRGSPLSTDDFAAFTAEWVEPLSTTYRGYTAYEFPPNTQGLAAIELLNLLDGFDVAAWGDGTADYYHHLAEAVKVAFADRDAWLTDPDFVDIPTETLASAAYADDRRQYIDAGHAQPAADVEPGIDFDGDSRQVDASGDTVAFSVVDEDGLAVSAIQSIYHDFGSAVVGGDTGVLMQNRGASFSLADGHPNRLEPGKRPFHTLIPGLLCEDGEARAVYGTMGGEGQPQTHAALVTRLVDFGYDVQQAIEAPRWLLGRTWGAESHELSLEGRVSDGVVRELRRRGQPARKAADWSERMGHAQAIWIDGETGWLEGGADPRGDGAALGY; from the coding sequence ATGACATGCCCTGACGGACCGACAACGGGACGGCCGCCGACGCGAGCGCCGCGCGGGATGGTTACGACGCCACACGCCGCCGCGAGCTCGGCTGGGTTGGACGTGCTTCGTGCGGGCGGCAGCGCGGTTGACGCCGCCATCGCTGCCAACGCGACGCTGTGTGTCGTCTATCCACACATGGCCGGGGTCGGCGGCGACGGCTTCTGGCTCGTCAAACAGCCCGATGGCGACGTTCGGGGCCTCAATGCCAGCGGCCCGGCCGCCGCTGGCGCGACGCGGGAGCACTACCGAGAACGGGGGCTGGACGATATTCCGGAGCGTGGGCCGCTGGCAGCACTGACGGTCCCCGGAGCCGTTGACGGCTGGCGGCGAGCCCACGAGGAATACGGCCGACTCCCGTGGGCAGCCCTCTTCGATGACGCGATACGACACGCCCGCGAGGGCACCGCCGTTTCGCGGTCGCTGGCCGACTGGCTCGTCGAAGACGTACCGGAGTTGACGGCCCATCCCTCGTCTGGCGATGTCTTTCTGGACAACGGTCAGCCGCGACGGGAGGGCGAGCTGTTCGCCCAGCCAGCGCTCGCGGACTCGCTCGAACGCATCGCCGAGGCCGGCGCGCGGGCGTTCTACGAGGGCGACATCGCAGAGCGCATCGTCGCCGATATCGGCGACCGCGGGTCGCCGCTTTCGACCGACGACTTCGCCGCGTTCACCGCCGAGTGGGTCGAGCCGCTCTCGACAACCTACCGTGGCTACACGGCCTACGAGTTCCCGCCGAACACGCAGGGGCTCGCGGCCATCGAGCTATTGAATCTGCTCGACGGGTTCGATGTCGCCGCGTGGGGAGACGGGACCGCCGACTACTACCACCACCTTGCCGAGGCGGTGAAGGTCGCTTTCGCGGACCGCGATGCGTGGCTTACCGACCCCGATTTCGTCGACATTCCAACGGAGACGCTGGCATCGGCGGCGTACGCTGACGACCGCCGCCAGTACATCGACGCTGGGCACGCCCAGCCGGCAGCCGATGTCGAGCCGGGAATCGACTTCGACGGCGATAGCCGACAGGTCGACGCCAGCGGTGACACCGTCGCATTCTCCGTCGTCGACGAAGACGGGCTGGCCGTCTCGGCGATACAGTCGATATACCACGACTTCGGTAGCGCCGTCGTTGGCGGCGACACGGGGGTTCTCATGCAGAACCGCGGCGCGTCGTTCTCGCTGGCAGACGGCCATCCCAACCGACTCGAACCCGGGAAGCGGCCGTTCCATACGCTGATTCCGGGGCTGTTGTGCGAAGACGGCGAGGCCCGCGCCGTCTACGGGACGATGGGCGGTGAGGGACAGCCACAGACCCACGCCGCGCTCGTGACGCGGCTCGTCGATTTCGGCTACGATGTCCAGCAGGCAATCGAGGCTCCGCGGTGGCTGCTGGGTCGGACGTGGGGAGCTGAGTCCCACGAACTATCACTTGAGGGTCGGGTCTCGGACGGTGTCGTCCGGGAGCTGCGACGGCGTGGACAGCCGGCGAGGAAAGCCGCAGATTGGAGCGAGCGCATGGGCCACGCACAGGCGATTTGGATCGACGGCGAGACCGGCTGGCTCGAAGGCGGTGCTGACCCCCGGGGCGATGGGGCGGCATTAGGATACTGA